AATCTTGAACTTTTATCAAAATTAGGTGAAGATAAAATTAAAGACCGAGCTTTATTGATTGATATTGTAGGAAGAAATACAGTAACATCTGAAAAATTTGACGAATTAGTGCCATCACTTAAAGATGTTGAACCATACTTAAAAGAACAAATCATTATTGAAGCAAAATATTACAGATATGTAAAAAAACAAGAAAAACAGATAGAAAAAATGCAAAAAATGCTTAAATTAAAAATTCCCGAAGATTTTAACTACAATGAAATTCCTGGATTATCAAATGAAGTAATAGAAAAACTTCAAAAAGCAAAACCACCTACACTATTCAATGCAAGTGAAATCTCAGGAGTAACACCTGCTGCAATTGATGTTTTACATATGTATATGAATGTAAAAAACAAATTCTCAGAATAATAATAGTTATGTATGTAGCATTTGCTTCATACATATCTTATATCTTTTTTTATTAATATTCAAAACTTTATACCACATAGAATTAATTTTATTTTTTTATTAATTTTAAATATTTCTATCTATTCAAAAGAAAATTTATCGCTTAACAATACTTTTACAAATTAATACATCTTAATAGTTATTTATTTAATTTTTTTTATTAATTTTTATATTTAAGTTCTTGACAATAAATCATGATTAGTGTATCATTTTCATTAACAAATCATGATTATTTAAACATCACGATATTTCTAATATCGTGATTAAATTTATGGTTTTAATTCTTTTTTTCTTTCAAATATATTTTATTAATTATTTGCAAGAAAAATTTATTTTAAACGGAGGTTTAAAAATGGAGACAAAAAAAGTAGGTATTGAGCCTAAGATTTTTTTTCCCTCATTAATTGTAGTTGTTATTCTTGGTTATTTAGTAGTTCAAGACTTAGATGCTTCAAATGCAATGATTAGTAAAGTTTTTAGTTACATTACTAATAGCTGGGGTTGGGCTTTTGAATGGTATATGGTTGTATTTGGAATTATTTGGGCTTGGTTAGTTTTTGGTCCAATGAAAAACAATACTTTAGGTGATGAGAAACCTGAATTTAGTACATTCAGTTGGATTTTCTTAATGTTTGCTTCTTGTACTTCAGCAGCAGTACTTTACTGGGGAACAATTGAAGCTTACTATTATATAGCTTACCCTCCTTTTGCAAATGAGGCATTTTCTCCTGCTGCAAAAGAGTTTGGATTGGCATATAGTTTATTCCATTGGGGTCCATTACCTTGGGCTGGTTATGCTGTATTGACTGTTGCTTTTGGTTACTTTATTTGGGTAAAAAAAATCAATGTAATGAGACCAAGTGGTTGTATTGAAGCAACTGTTGGGAAAAAACTTGCAAATGGCTGGTTAGGAACAATTATTGATAATTTTTATATTGTCGCTCTTATTCTAGCAATGGGTACAAGTTTAGGTTTAGCAACTCCACTTGTAACTGAGTGTATGGAATGGTTATTTGGGATTGAAAGAACTTTACAACTTGATACAATGATTATCTCAGCATGGGTAGTTTTTAATGCAATTTGTGTTGCTTTTGGTTTAAATAAAGGTATTAAAGCTGCAAGTGATATAAGAAGTTATTTAACAATTATTATGCTTGGTTGGGTACTTATTGTAGGGGCTTCTACATTTACAGTTAATTATTTTACAGATTCTGTTGGTGTTATGTTAGATAGTTTAAGCAGAATGCTTTTTTATACTGATCCTATTAGAGAAGGTGGATTTCCTCAAGGTTGGACAGTATTTTATTGGGCATGGTGGGTAACTTTTGGAATCCAAATGTGCATCTTCCTTGCAAGAATTTCAAGAGGTAGAACAGTTAGAGAAATTTGTTTAAATATGGTTGCTGGACTTACTCTTACTACATGGGCAATGTGGACAATTTTAGGAAGTAATACAGTTAATGTAATGATTAAAG
The window above is part of the Malaciobacter marinus genome. Proteins encoded here:
- the caiT gene encoding L-carnitine/gamma-butyrobetaine antiporter produces the protein METKKVGIEPKIFFPSLIVVVILGYLVVQDLDASNAMISKVFSYITNSWGWAFEWYMVVFGIIWAWLVFGPMKNNTLGDEKPEFSTFSWIFLMFASCTSAAVLYWGTIEAYYYIAYPPFANEAFSPAAKEFGLAYSLFHWGPLPWAGYAVLTVAFGYFIWVKKINVMRPSGCIEATVGKKLANGWLGTIIDNFYIVALILAMGTSLGLATPLVTECMEWLFGIERTLQLDTMIISAWVVFNAICVAFGLNKGIKAASDIRSYLTIIMLGWVLIVGASTFTVNYFTDSVGVMLDSLSRMLFYTDPIREGGFPQGWTVFYWAWWVTFGIQMCIFLARISRGRTVREICLNMVAGLTLTTWAMWTILGSNTVNVMIKGLANLPEIAKTEGIPRAIIETWASLPFATITIWGFFILCFIATVTLINACSYTLAMSTCKEASGYSEPPLWVRIGWSLIVGIIGVTLLALGGLKPLQTAIIAGGCPLFFVNILILVSFFKDSKKNKWY